One window of the Cryptomeria japonica chromosome 7, Sugi_1.0, whole genome shotgun sequence genome contains the following:
- the LOC131062361 gene encoding F-box/kelch-repeat protein SKIP20-like: protein MDFLQELPEQIFRDILLRVPYKSQSNIKQLLGPAKEMMESFQFYQDRIKFGLTKKYISFLEDYTSISIYDPTDPTDQSRKLLPPTNGIVHNIINVNHKIVVPSQSRDLTPFFFIYDLLSSTWKHGAEFPTTRPANLEFACCASPDGSIYIAGGSNNDLNELREAAVYKVDEDKWELLPKMHQGMHSCRGVFIEGMFYVIDISDNRCQRFDPSTRAWTTMNMSIPNSCLNVMYAFGRLIAFTRKGIEQYDWEGNVWRKLETLPQHQSLLYVCATVWYDRILFCGIFCNHDIYMRQLYMYKPGAPFSERWISVDQPNSFLETMVLSIATIEI from the coding sequence atGGATTTTTTGCAGGAACTCCCTGAGCAAATATTTCGAGACATCTTATTAAGAGTGCCATACAAATCTCAATCAAACATTAAACAGCTGTTGGGACCTGCCAAAGAAATGATGGAAAGTTTTCAGTTTTATCAAGATAGAATTAAGTTTGGGCTGACTAAGAAATATATATCTTTTCTCGAGGATTATACTAGCATATCTATATACGATCCTACTGATCCTACTGATCAATCACGCAAACTGCTCCCTCCCACAAACGGCATCGTTCATAACATTATAAATGTGAATCATAAGATTGTTGTGCCGAGCCAGTCACGCGATTTAACTCCATTCTTTTTTATATATGATTTATTATCTAGTACATGGAAGCATGGTGCTGAATTTCCCACCACCAGACCTGCAAACCTAGAGTTTGCATGTTGTGCCTCACCTGATGGATCGATTTACATTGCGGGAGGATCTAATAATGATCTCAATGAACTTCGTGAAGCAGCAGTTTATAAAGTAGATGAAGACAAGTGGGAGCTTCTTCCTAAGATGCACCAGGGAATGCACAGCTGTAGGGGTGTTTTTATTGAAGGAATGTTTTATGTCATTGATATTTCGGATAATAGATGTCAAAGATTTGATCCCAGCACAAGAGCATGGACAACAATGAATATGTCTATTCCTAATTCTTGCCTCAATGTTATGTATGCCTTTGGACGACTAATTGCATTTACACGTAAAGGAATAGAGCAATATGATTGGGAAGGAAATGTATGGAGGAAATTGGAAACTCTCCCTCAACACCAATCTCTTTTATATGTTTGTGCCACAGTGTGGTATGATCGAATTTTATTTTGTGGAATTTTTTGTAATCATGATATCTATATGCGTCAACTGTATATGTATAAACCTGGAGCACCTTTCTCTGAGAGGTGG